From the genome of Acidobacteriota bacterium, one region includes:
- a CDS encoding diguanylate cyclase, with product MAVKKPSPRERGVHLEILNEIVRIATLDLELRPMLQRITDALAQKFGWEFVACVTVDRDRKHFTCEAVTTTQPTEIDVGYGRELGSGVVGEVATLARPILLDDVRTAKNYVETMPGTRSELCVPVLHRGELVAILNLESTRLREFHDQLPLVQTIADQIAGAIHSARLFQQAQQANRALADANRRLEELSRTDGLTGVANRRQFEDVYEREWRRATRVSGPIALLMIDIDEFKKYNDRYGHQGGDDCLKRVAETLKQTLGRASDVVARYGGEEFVVVLPGSDQQAAIATAERLRQQVEKLGLPHEAATSGNRVVTISVGVAFYQPTEKDRPETLLSAADQALYGAKHGGRNRTCAAVFSAVPR from the coding sequence ATGGCAGTGAAGAAACCATCGCCCCGGGAACGGGGAGTACATCTCGAGATCCTGAACGAGATCGTGCGCATTGCCACGCTCGACCTCGAGCTGCGCCCCATGCTGCAGCGCATCACAGACGCGTTGGCGCAGAAATTCGGCTGGGAGTTCGTGGCCTGCGTCACCGTCGATCGCGACCGCAAGCACTTCACCTGCGAAGCGGTGACGACCACGCAGCCCACCGAGATCGATGTGGGCTACGGGCGCGAACTGGGCTCGGGGGTGGTGGGCGAGGTCGCGACGCTGGCGCGCCCCATCCTGTTGGACGACGTGCGCACGGCGAAGAACTACGTGGAGACCATGCCGGGAACGCGCTCGGAGCTCTGCGTCCCGGTGCTGCACCGCGGCGAGCTGGTGGCGATCCTCAACCTGGAGAGCACGCGGCTGCGCGAATTCCACGACCAGTTGCCGCTGGTGCAGACCATCGCCGACCAGATCGCGGGCGCCATCCACAGTGCGCGTCTGTTCCAGCAGGCGCAGCAAGCGAACCGCGCGCTGGCGGATGCGAATCGGCGTCTCGAAGAACTCTCGCGCACCGATGGGCTCACCGGCGTGGCCAACCGGCGGCAGTTCGAAGACGTGTACGAGCGGGAGTGGCGGCGCGCCACGCGTGTGAGCGGCCCCATCGCGTTGTTGATGATCGACATCGACGAATTCAAGAAATACAACGACCGTTACGGACACCAGGGCGGCGATGACTGTCTCAAGCGAGTGGCGGAGACCCTGAAACAGACGCTGGGCCGCGCCTCGGACGTGGTCGCGCGCTACGGCGGAGAGGAGTTCGTGGTGGTGCTGCCGGGAAGCGACCAGCAGGCGGCGATCGCCACCGCAGAACGACTGCGCCAGCAGGTGGAGAAGTTAGGCTTGCCGCACGAGGCGGCGACTTCCGGGAACCGGGTGGTGACCATCAGCGTGGGAGTGGCTTTCTACCAGCCGACTGAAAAAGACCGCCCGGAGACGCTGCTTTCCGCTGCCGACCAGGCGCTCTACGGCGCCAAGCACGGCGGCAGGAACCGCACGTGCGCCGCGGTGTTCAGCGCTGTGCCGCGGTAG